A stretch of the Acidobacteriota bacterium genome encodes the following:
- a CDS encoding acylase, whose product MKALRVVSSARSWFVFAAVCTAALVGVLLHETASLSKPRYSAEIRRTSYGIPHITASDMGSLGFGEGYAFAQDHLCSLADQVIKARGERAKYFGAGENNRHLNSDVTMKALGIYEQAKAMLQAMPQDQRDQIEGYAAGYNQYLHEVTANGVANVGGWCKGKDWVFEITAVDVLAYNQSIVVTSTQFADMIATAAPPKSETAVNIPSGNLELPEADVASNGWAIGSERSAGGRGMLIANPHYPWTGSNRFWEKHLIIPGKLNVYGVGLLGSPGVSIGFNSAVAWTHTVSAGKRFVLYSLNLAPGTPTRYLYDGKEREMTSKVVTVAVRQADGSIKQIEQRVFFSHYGPIVNLPGFGWTAKRAVAIRDANANNTGFYAQRVAMNAARNLDEFKQAHAKYNAIPWINTIATSADGHAWYADTSATPNLKPEAIAALLKRKDTDLPTKTAWDRGLILLDGSDSLYEFVNDSSTRAGVIPWSRMPQLERKDYVFNANDSFWLANPHQLLTGFSPLQGLEGTPRSLRTRMNAIILDDTSPNGPAGKDGKFTLDELAAAAISNRSLSAEMLRSEVVKRCQATPSVTLDGQSVDLSKACQVLAGWDDRYNTDSVGSVLWREFITQYDVAETLKKGTLFANDFSAADSVHTPNTMAADKTNESLVKLAKAVRTLQQAGFAVDAPLGKLQYSDKNGGRIPIHGGDGPYEGITNVVGYGANRTTLEPGMNPTRINGSRNLTKDGYPITVGTSFIMALEYTANGPRAQAFLTYSESGDPASPQFYDQTELFSAQKWRKILFTEAEIKSDANLKTLKVTSAK is encoded by the coding sequence ATGAAGGCATTGCGTGTCGTTTCGTCCGCTCGCAGTTGGTTCGTGTTCGCCGCCGTGTGCACTGCGGCGCTGGTTGGCGTGTTGTTGCACGAAACCGCTTCCCTTTCCAAACCGCGCTATTCGGCGGAAATTCGCCGCACCAGTTACGGTATTCCGCACATAACCGCATCGGACATGGGCAGTCTGGGCTTTGGCGAAGGCTACGCCTTTGCGCAAGACCATCTGTGTTCGCTGGCTGATCAGGTCATCAAAGCGCGCGGCGAACGCGCCAAGTATTTCGGCGCCGGCGAAAACAATCGCCATTTGAACAGCGATGTGACGATGAAAGCACTGGGCATTTACGAACAGGCGAAGGCGATGTTGCAGGCAATGCCGCAAGACCAACGCGATCAAATCGAAGGGTACGCCGCCGGTTACAACCAATACCTGCATGAAGTCACTGCTAACGGCGTTGCCAATGTCGGGGGCTGGTGCAAAGGCAAAGACTGGGTCTTTGAAATTACGGCGGTGGATGTGCTGGCCTATAACCAGAGCATTGTCGTCACCAGCACGCAATTCGCCGATATGATCGCCACGGCTGCGCCGCCGAAATCTGAAACCGCCGTCAACATTCCTTCAGGAAATCTGGAACTGCCCGAAGCAGACGTTGCCAGCAACGGCTGGGCAATCGGTTCGGAACGTTCGGCGGGCGGACGCGGCATGCTCATTGCCAATCCGCATTATCCCTGGACGGGTTCCAATCGGTTTTGGGAAAAGCATTTGATCATTCCCGGCAAGCTGAACGTGTATGGCGTGGGTTTGTTGGGATCGCCGGGCGTTTCCATCGGGTTCAACAGCGCCGTTGCATGGACGCATACAGTTTCGGCGGGCAAACGCTTTGTGCTGTATTCACTGAACCTCGCGCCAGGAACTCCGACGCGGTATTTGTACGACGGCAAAGAGCGTGAGATGACCAGCAAAGTCGTCACTGTCGCCGTTCGCCAAGCGGACGGTTCGATCAAACAAATCGAACAGCGCGTCTTTTTCAGCCATTACGGCCCGATTGTGAATCTGCCCGGATTCGGATGGACGGCGAAACGCGCCGTGGCCATTCGCGACGCCAATGCCAATAACACGGGATTTTATGCGCAACGCGTCGCCATGAACGCCGCCCGCAATCTGGACGAATTCAAACAGGCGCACGCCAAATACAACGCCATTCCCTGGATCAACACCATCGCCACCAGCGCCGATGGACACGCCTGGTACGCGGACACTTCGGCGACGCCGAACCTGAAACCCGAAGCGATTGCCGCCTTGCTGAAACGCAAAGATACGGATTTACCGACGAAAACAGCCTGGGATCGCGGGCTGATTCTGCTGGACGGCAGCGATTCGCTGTATGAATTTGTGAACGATTCTTCGACGCGCGCGGGCGTGATTCCGTGGTCGCGCATGCCGCAACTGGAACGCAAAGATTATGTGTTTAACGCCAACGACAGTTTCTGGCTGGCCAATCCGCATCAATTGCTGACAGGGTTTTCGCCGCTGCAAGGTTTGGAAGGTACGCCGCGTTCGCTTCGCACAAGAATGAACGCCATCATTTTGGACGACACCAGTCCGAATGGCCCCGCTGGCAAAGACGGCAAATTCACGCTGGATGAACTGGCCGCCGCCGCCATCAGTAATCGCAGCTTGTCCGCGGAAATGTTGCGCAGCGAAGTGGTCAAACGCTGTCAGGCAACTCCGTCTGTCACGCTGGACGGGCAAAGTGTAGATTTGAGCAAAGCCTGTCAGGTGCTGGCCGGTTGGGATGATCGTTACAACACAGACAGCGTCGGGTCTGTGTTGTGGCGCGAATTCATCACCCAATACGACGTGGCTGAGACGCTCAAAAAAGGCACGCTGTTCGCCAACGATTTCAGCGCGGCGGATTCCGTCCATACGCCCAACACGATGGCTGCGGACAAAACCAACGAATCGTTGGTGAAGCTGGCGAAAGCCGTTCGCACGCTGCAACAGGCCGGGTTTGCCGTGGACGCGCCGCTCGGCAAATTGCAATACAGCGATAAAAACGGCGGACGCATTCCCATTCACGGCGGCGATGGTCCCTACGAAGGCATTACGAACGTCGTTGGCTACGGAGCCAACCGCACTACGTTGGAGCCGGGCATGAATCCGACGCGCATCAATGGCAGCCGCAATCTGACGAAAGATGGTTATCCAATCACGGTTGGCACCAGTTTCATTATGGCGTTGGAATACACGGCCAACGGCCCACGCGCCCAAGCGTTTTTGACTTATTCGGAATCGGGCGACCCGGCTTCGCCACAGTTTTATGACCAGACGGAACTCTTTTCCGCCCAAAAGTGGCGCAAGATTCTGTTTACCGAAGCCGAAATCAAAAGCGATGCGAACCTGAAAACGCTGAAAGTCACCAGCGCGAAGTGA
- a CDS encoding alpha/beta hydrolase, giving the protein MAGCGIAALLLSISSPVLAQQPVIPLYLGVAPGSENARQKEREVIGPTDNQPRIRNVTQPTLAAYLPDRDKANGTAIIIAPGGGFMHLAIKKEGYDVARWLQARGVAAFVLKYRLINTGETEEEYQKRSAELARATPSQPNLERQTVIAQAVADGRQAIRLVRQRAAEWGIAPDRIGLMGFSAGGILTMSVVMKHDAESRPNFAAPIYGGSTEGQAVPADAPPLFIAVADDDRAFSASSAKLYLEWKAAARPAELHIYSQGGHGFGMSKRGLPVDGWIDRFGDWLRQQGLLTATPSTRVHQ; this is encoded by the coding sequence ATGGCAGGTTGCGGAATCGCGGCTTTGCTGTTGAGCATTTCCAGCCCGGTTCTGGCACAACAACCGGTGATTCCGTTGTATCTGGGCGTTGCTCCGGGGTCTGAAAATGCCAGGCAAAAGGAACGGGAAGTCATCGGCCCCACAGACAATCAACCGCGCATCCGCAACGTTACGCAACCGACCTTGGCGGCGTATTTGCCGGATCGCGACAAAGCCAACGGGACGGCCATCATCATCGCTCCCGGCGGCGGCTTTATGCATCTGGCAATTAAAAAAGAAGGCTATGACGTTGCCCGCTGGTTGCAGGCGCGCGGCGTTGCGGCCTTTGTGCTGAAGTACAGACTGATCAACACGGGTGAAACAGAAGAAGAGTATCAAAAACGCTCGGCAGAACTGGCGCGCGCAACTCCATCTCAGCCCAATTTGGAACGGCAAACCGTTATTGCGCAGGCCGTCGCCGACGGCAGACAGGCGATTCGGCTGGTGCGGCAACGCGCGGCGGAATGGGGTATTGCCCCCGATCGCATCGGATTGATGGGATTTTCGGCGGGCGGCATTCTGACAATGAGTGTTGTGATGAAGCACGATGCCGAAAGCCGCCCCAATTTCGCCGCACCAATTTATGGCGGCAGCACCGAAGGTCAAGCCGTGCCCGCTGACGCTCCGCCGCTGTTTATCGCGGTCGCCGACGACGACCGTGCGTTTTCGGCCAGCAGTGCCAAACTCTATCTGGAATGGAAAGCCGCCGCGCGGCCAGCCGAATTGCACATCTATTCGCAAGGCGGGCACGGTTTCGGGATGTCCAAACGCGGCTTGCCCGTGGATGGCTGGATTGATCGTTTTGGCGATTGGCTGCGACAACAAGGGCTGCTTACAGCCACACCCTCAACCCGGGTACACCAATGA
- a CDS encoding DUF2961 domain-containing protein — protein MKRIILLIFLLFIFSFSALAQTQKFDGVETGLHNLFRISDAETRSISPENFTGEKGKAGMATEGTGKMAARNLGQGWKISPSVRIAAHTTFTMAEITGSGAVQHIWMTPTGNWRYSIFRIYWDDETEPSIEVPVGDFFGQGWGEYAPLASLPMAVNPGSAFNSYWVMPFRKKCKITMENIDERDMVLYYQVDYTVTKVPDDAAYFHAQFHRTNPLKYKDVYTLVDGIKGQGQYVGTYIAWGVHNRGWWGEGEIKFYMDGDKDFPTIAGTGTEDYFCGSYNFENRKTHEYQVFNSPYSGLMQVIKPDGVYVSQQRFGLYRWHIADPIRFKKDLRVTIQALGWKTTSQPGEYLPLQDDISSVVYWYQTEPHAKFPTLPKREELEIN, from the coding sequence ATGAAACGCATCATTCTGTTGATCTTTTTACTGTTTATCTTTTCCTTTAGCGCACTGGCGCAAACCCAGAAATTCGATGGCGTCGAAACCGGTTTGCACAACCTATTTCGCATCTCCGACGCCGAAACCCGCTCAATCAGTCCCGAAAACTTCACTGGCGAGAAAGGCAAGGCCGGAATGGCCACCGAAGGCACTGGCAAAATGGCCGCGCGCAATCTGGGCCAGGGTTGGAAAATCAGCCCCAGCGTGCGCATCGCGGCGCATACGACTTTCACAATGGCGGAAATCACAGGCTCCGGCGCGGTGCAACACATCTGGATGACGCCCACCGGCAACTGGCGCTATTCGATTTTTCGCATTTATTGGGACGATGAAACCGAACCTTCCATCGAAGTCCCCGTCGGTGATTTCTTCGGCCAGGGTTGGGGAGAATACGCGCCGCTGGCTTCGTTGCCGATGGCCGTGAACCCCGGCAGCGCGTTCAATTCCTATTGGGTGATGCCCTTCCGCAAGAAGTGCAAAATCACCATGGAAAACATAGACGAACGGGATATGGTGCTCTATTACCAGGTGGACTACACCGTCACCAAAGTCCCCGATGACGCAGCCTATTTCCACGCGCAATTTCATCGCACCAATCCGCTGAAATACAAAGACGTTTACACGCTGGTGGACGGCATCAAAGGCCAGGGGCAATACGTCGGCACCTACATCGCGTGGGGAGTTCACAATCGCGGATGGTGGGGCGAAGGCGAAATCAAATTTTATATGGACGGCGACAAAGACTTCCCGACCATCGCCGGAACCGGCACCGAAGATTACTTTTGTGGTTCGTACAATTTTGAAAACCGCAAAACGCACGAATACCAGGTGTTCAACTCGCCATATTCCGGATTGATGCAAGTCATCAAACCCGACGGCGTGTATGTGTCGCAACAACGTTTCGGCCTGTACCGTTGGCACATCGCCGACCCAATTCGGTTCAAGAAAGATTTGCGCGTGACGATTCAGGCGTTGGGATGGAAAACCACGTCGCAACCCGGCGAATACCTGCCGCTGCAGGATGATATTTCTTCGGTCGTGTACTGGTACCAAACCGAACCGCACGCAAAGTTTCCGACGCTGCCCAAACGCGAAGAACTGGAAATCAATTAA
- a CDS encoding NAD(P)H-dependent oxidoreductase: MIKILGISGSLRRKSFNTALLHAAVPLLDEGVELDIATLHGIPLYDADLDAQGQPQAVLDLKARVMVSDGLLLSTPEYNHGVPGVFKNAIDWLSRPPAEIPKVFGNRPVALIGATPGGFGTISAQTHWLPVLRALGTRPWFGGRLLVSGAHKVFNENGGLVDEVVRKQLRDFLHGFSQFIQIGTVSSS, from the coding sequence ATGATCAAAATTCTGGGAATTTCCGGCAGTTTGCGCCGCAAATCATTCAACACGGCATTGCTCCACGCAGCAGTGCCGTTGTTGGACGAAGGCGTGGAATTGGACATCGCCACTTTGCACGGCATCCCGCTATATGACGCCGACCTGGACGCCCAAGGCCAACCGCAAGCGGTGCTCGATCTGAAAGCGCGCGTGATGGTTTCGGATGGATTGCTGCTCTCGACGCCCGAATACAACCACGGCGTTCCCGGCGTGTTCAAAAACGCGATTGACTGGTTATCGCGCCCTCCGGCTGAGATTCCCAAAGTCTTCGGCAACCGCCCCGTAGCGTTGATCGGCGCAACGCCCGGCGGCTTCGGCACGATTTCCGCCCAAACCCACTGGCTCCCGGTGCTGCGCGCGCTCGGCACCCGCCCGTGGTTCGGCGGACGCCTGCTGGTTTCGGGGGCGCATAAAGTGTTCAACGAGAACGGCGGGCTTGTGGATGAGGTCGTGCGCAAACAACTGCGCGACTTTCTGCATGGATTCAGCCAATTCATTCAAATTGGCACCGTATCAAGCAGTTAA
- a CDS encoding SDR family oxidoreductase has protein sequence MNKSESTNKIALVTGASRGLGRNIALHLARKGNDVILTYRQKKEEGASVVAEIQALGRKAVALQLDVADLSQFDGFHESLSRALADNWQRSSFDFLINNAGIDRYSTIDRTTEEAFDELLNVHFKGVYFLTQKLLPLIANGGRIINTSTGLARFAIPGYAAYASMKGAIEVFTRYLAKELGPRGIAANVVAPGAIETDFTNEAFERPGVKDFIASQTALGRVGVPDDIGGVVAFLCSEEGRWVNAQRLEASGGMFL, from the coding sequence ATGAACAAATCCGAATCAACCAACAAAATTGCTTTGGTCACGGGCGCAAGCCGAGGTTTAGGTCGCAACATCGCTTTGCACCTTGCCCGCAAAGGCAATGATGTCATCCTGACCTATCGCCAAAAGAAAGAAGAAGGCGCGTCGGTCGTTGCCGAAATCCAGGCGCTCGGCCGCAAAGCCGTCGCCTTGCAATTGGATGTGGCCGACTTGAGCCAGTTCGACGGCTTTCACGAATCGCTATCACGAGCGCTGGCCGACAACTGGCAGCGGTCAAGCTTCGATTTTCTGATCAACAACGCGGGCATTGATCGTTACTCGACCATTGACCGAACGACGGAAGAAGCCTTTGACGAATTGCTGAACGTCCATTTCAAAGGCGTGTACTTCCTGACGCAGAAACTATTGCCGCTGATCGCCAACGGCGGACGAATCATCAACACCTCGACAGGATTGGCGCGGTTTGCGATTCCGGGCTACGCGGCCTATGCCTCGATGAAAGGCGCGATTGAAGTTTTCACGCGTTACCTGGCGAAAGAACTCGGCCCGCGCGGCATTGCCGCCAACGTCGTCGCTCCCGGCGCAATTGAAACCGACTTCACCAACGAAGCATTTGAACGTCCCGGCGTCAAAGACTTCATCGCTTCGCAAACCGCGCTCGGTCGCGTCGGTGTGCCGGACGACATCGGTGGCGTGGTTGCTTTCTTGTGTTCCGAAGAAGGCCGCTGGGTCAACGCGCAACGGTTGGAAGCCTCTGGCGGCATGTTCTTGTGA
- a CDS encoding DUF2156 domain-containing protein — MLSQNSSVIPTSLQPVRELILRHGWNTTSYQILNPGISHWFSTAADGVIGYVERHGVRIVAGAPICTKERLTKIVAEFEQASSEAGLRVCYFCAESRLEEVLRVSSRHSMALLGAQPVWQLDQWSHVYDHHASLKAQLNRARNKGVTVTEWPAERASHNSELLRCLREWLATRSFPTLHFLVEPMTLERLYDRRIFVAERQGNVIGFVVASPVPQRGGWLIEQIIRGRGAVNGVSELMIDAAVRTLAGSGSEFVTLGLSPLSRRANVQSEPNPLWLRALLGWVRAHGRRFYNFDGLDAFKTKFHPERWEPIFVISNETYFSILTLYAVASAFTQCSPLMAVSQALWDAAKTELRWMRKKKTV; from the coding sequence GTGTTGTCACAGAATTCCAGCGTGATCCCCACCTCGCTTCAGCCTGTGCGCGAACTGATTTTGCGCCACGGTTGGAACACCACGTCTTATCAAATTTTGAATCCCGGCATTTCCCATTGGTTTTCCACTGCGGCGGATGGCGTCATCGGCTACGTTGAACGGCATGGCGTGCGCATTGTTGCCGGCGCGCCAATTTGCACGAAAGAACGGTTGACGAAGATCGTTGCCGAATTTGAGCAGGCTTCGTCAGAAGCAGGATTGCGCGTGTGTTATTTTTGCGCCGAATCGCGATTGGAAGAAGTCTTGCGAGTTTCTTCCAGGCATTCGATGGCGCTGCTGGGCGCACAGCCGGTTTGGCAACTGGATCAATGGTCGCACGTATACGACCATCACGCTTCGCTGAAAGCGCAATTGAACCGCGCCCGCAACAAAGGGGTTACCGTCACGGAATGGCCTGCCGAACGCGCCAGCCACAACTCGGAACTATTGCGTTGTTTGCGGGAATGGCTGGCCACGCGCAGCTTCCCGACACTGCACTTTCTGGTCGAACCGATGACGCTGGAACGGTTGTATGACCGGCGCATTTTTGTCGCCGAACGACAAGGCAATGTGATCGGCTTTGTGGTTGCTTCACCTGTTCCGCAACGCGGAGGCTGGTTGATTGAACAAATCATACGCGGGCGAGGGGCGGTAAATGGCGTCAGCGAGTTGATGATTGATGCGGCGGTGCGAACGCTGGCCGGAAGCGGCAGCGAGTTCGTCACATTGGGATTATCGCCTCTTTCTCGTCGCGCTAATGTTCAATCAGAGCCCAATCCTCTCTGGTTGCGTGCTTTGCTGGGGTGGGTGCGGGCACATGGTCGCCGGTTTTATAACTTCGATGGGCTGGATGCGTTCAAAACCAAATTTCACCCGGAGCGTTGGGAGCCGATTTTCGTGATTTCCAACGAGACTTATTTTTCAATTTTGACATTGTATGCTGTGGCATCGGCATTTACGCAATGTTCACCATTGATGGCGGTGAGCCAGGCACTTTGGGATGCCGCAAAAACAGAACTACGCTGGATGAGGAAGAAGAAAACCGTATGA
- a CDS encoding DUF1501 domain-containing protein, translated as MKNKSPFHRTSSRQLPTRREFLWQAGGGLGGIALAAMLAKDEALAQGGQLAKLHFPAKAKRVVHFFMAGAASHIDLFDYKPELIKRHGQPSDFGEHVETFQDGLGPWLRPVWDFKPYGQSGKMLGEPVSALGKVVDDIAFVHNMVSKSGVHSTATLLQATGFLLPGFPGAGCWVSYGLGSMNDNLPTFVVMPDHRGMPSNGVKNWDAAFLPAAHSGTVIYPGREEPVADLFPHKAPKGNSYITSESEAATQTLLAEINRAHAATREGDQRLEGRIRSYELAAKMQMAAPEALNLKAEPEHVLKLYGLDRGPREWPKEINDEEETFYFAQKCLAARRLLERGVRFIQIWSGNDNSFPRRNWDSHENIRQDHGPLAVGMARGCAAFIQDLKQRGLLEDTVILWTTEFGRMPSSQGGTGRDHNPFVFTNWLCGGGIKGGISYGESDEFGYKPLDRSHPTEVYDIHATMLRLLGIDHEQLSFYHNGIKRRLTDVHGHVIQPLLA; from the coding sequence ATGAAAAACAAGTCGCCTTTTCACCGCACCTCATCACGACAATTGCCCACGCGCCGCGAATTTCTGTGGCAAGCGGGCGGCGGGCTTGGCGGCATTGCGCTGGCTGCGATGCTGGCAAAGGATGAAGCGCTGGCCCAAGGCGGCCAACTTGCAAAACTGCATTTTCCAGCCAAAGCCAAGCGCGTCGTGCATTTTTTCATGGCCGGAGCCGCCAGCCACATTGACCTGTTCGATTACAAACCCGAACTGATCAAACGCCACGGCCAGCCCAGCGATTTCGGCGAACACGTCGAAACGTTTCAAGATGGTCTTGGCCCCTGGCTGCGGCCTGTGTGGGATTTCAAACCGTACGGCCAAAGCGGCAAAATGCTCGGCGAACCGGTTTCTGCGTTGGGCAAAGTGGTTGATGACATCGCCTTCGTTCACAACATGGTCAGCAAATCCGGCGTTCACAGCACCGCGACGCTGTTGCAAGCGACAGGATTTTTGCTGCCCGGTTTTCCTGGCGCGGGATGCTGGGTCAGTTATGGGTTGGGTTCGATGAATGACAACCTGCCGACCTTTGTGGTCATGCCCGATCATCGCGGCATGCCGTCGAACGGTGTCAAAAATTGGGACGCGGCCTTTCTGCCCGCAGCACACAGCGGCACGGTGATTTACCCCGGACGCGAAGAACCTGTCGCCGACCTGTTCCCGCACAAAGCTCCCAAAGGTAACAGCTACATCACCAGCGAAAGCGAAGCCGCCACGCAAACGTTGCTGGCAGAAATCAATCGCGCACACGCCGCTACGCGCGAAGGCGACCAGCGATTGGAAGGCCGCATCCGCAGCTATGAACTCGCCGCCAAAATGCAGATGGCCGCGCCGGAAGCTTTGAACCTGAAAGCCGAACCGGAGCACGTGTTGAAGCTGTATGGATTGGATCGCGGCCCGCGCGAATGGCCCAAGGAAATCAACGACGAAGAAGAAACGTTTTACTTCGCGCAAAAATGCCTGGCTGCGCGGCGGTTACTGGAACGCGGCGTGCGCTTCATTCAAATCTGGAGCGGCAACGACAACAGTTTCCCGCGCCGCAATTGGGATTCGCACGAAAACATACGGCAGGATCATGGCCCGCTGGCCGTTGGCATGGCTCGCGGATGCGCAGCGTTTATTCAGGATTTGAAACAACGCGGCTTGCTGGAAGACACGGTGATTTTGTGGACGACCGAATTTGGACGCATGCCGTCCAGCCAGGGCGGCACCGGACGCGATCACAATCCCTTTGTGTTTACGAATTGGCTATGCGGAGGAGGCATCAAAGGCGGCATCAGCTACGGCGAAAGCGACGAATTTGGCTACAAACCGCTGGATCGCAGCCACCCGACTGAGGTTTACGACATTCACGCCACGATGCTGCGCTTGCTGGGCATTGACCACGAACAGCTAAGTTTTTACCACAACGGCATTAAACGACGCTTGACCGACGTTCACGGCCACGTGATTCAACCATTGCTGGCTTGA
- a CDS encoding xanthine dehydrogenase family protein molybdopterin-binding subunit yields MTTAKINRRSFLQVSALAGGGFLLSLHSSKAAALAQSQQAALAPADFVSIAPDGIVRITSRNPETGQHSLNMLPMLIAEELDVEWKQVKIVRAGVDNNKYGIQFTGGSTATPNNWEPMRQVGGAARQMLIAAAAQTWSVAASECSTASGRVHHKASNRSLDYGELATKAATMPVPDFKSLKLKDPKDYKIIGTTTHDVENKEIVTGKPIFGIDVTVPGMLYAVFEKTPVPGGKVVSANLDAIKALKGIRHAFVVEGKPLPSAFPNYLNDDPGLESGIAIVADSWWAANSAREKLEVKWDEGKWATQNSADIAKKADEISRQTPTRTLRRDGDAEAVFKRSDVKVVESQYIFPFIAHAPLEPQNCTAHFKDGKLEVWTTSQTPQIGKTIVSRLMGIPEKDITIHMVRGGGGFGRRLYNDYMCEAAWISKTVGAPVKLLWTREDDMQHDYYRSGGFQYLKAAVDGAGKLVAWHNHFVGYGEGETFTHSGQVDGNEFPSRFVPNFLLQASVMPLGMKTGALRAPRSNVYAWVYQSFIDELAAAAGKDPVQFRLELLSNAPSAGTPGVMNAQRMIDVVKLVAEKSGWGKRQLPKGTAMGIGFYYSHRGYFAEVAEVTVSNVSDKKKIKVNKVWVAGDIGSQVINLGAAENLTQGAVVDGMSEMLQEISLKNGRVVQSNYHQHPLVKMSQTPPIEVHWIKSNNPPTGLGEPALPPILPAIANAVFSATGERIRTMPMTKQGFSFV; encoded by the coding sequence ATGACCACGGCCAAAATCAATCGTCGCTCTTTTCTTCAGGTTTCGGCGTTGGCGGGCGGAGGCTTTCTACTCAGCCTGCATTCGTCAAAGGCTGCGGCGCTGGCGCAAAGCCAACAAGCCGCACTGGCTCCGGCGGATTTTGTCAGCATTGCGCCCGACGGCATTGTCCGTATCACATCGCGCAATCCTGAAACCGGACAACATTCGCTGAATATGCTGCCGATGTTGATTGCCGAAGAACTCGATGTGGAATGGAAACAGGTCAAGATCGTGCGCGCCGGCGTGGACAACAACAAGTACGGCATCCAGTTCACGGGCGGCAGCACTGCGACGCCGAACAACTGGGAACCGATGCGGCAGGTTGGCGGCGCGGCGCGGCAAATGCTGATTGCCGCTGCCGCGCAAACTTGGAGCGTCGCGGCGTCCGAATGCTCAACGGCTTCAGGGCGCGTGCATCACAAAGCGTCCAATCGTTCCTTGGACTATGGCGAACTCGCGACCAAGGCCGCCACGATGCCGGTGCCGGATTTCAAATCGCTCAAGCTGAAAGACCCGAAGGACTACAAAATCATCGGCACGACGACGCACGATGTCGAAAACAAAGAAATCGTCACCGGCAAGCCCATCTTCGGTATTGATGTGACCGTGCCGGGAATGCTTTATGCCGTGTTTGAAAAAACGCCCGTGCCCGGCGGCAAAGTCGTCAGCGCAAACCTTGACGCCATCAAAGCCTTGAAAGGCATCAGGCACGCTTTCGTCGTCGAAGGCAAACCGCTGCCCAGCGCATTTCCGAATTACCTGAACGACGATCCGGGGCTTGAATCGGGCATCGCCATCGTGGCCGACAGTTGGTGGGCGGCAAACTCCGCGCGCGAAAAACTGGAAGTGAAATGGGACGAAGGCAAATGGGCGACGCAAAACAGCGCGGACATTGCCAAAAAAGCCGATGAAATTTCCAGACAAACGCCAACGCGTACGCTGCGCAGGGACGGCGATGCCGAAGCCGTATTCAAGCGAAGTGATGTCAAGGTTGTCGAAAGTCAGTATATCTTTCCATTCATCGCCCACGCGCCATTGGAACCGCAAAACTGCACGGCGCATTTCAAGGACGGCAAGCTGGAAGTTTGGACGACCAGCCAGACGCCGCAAATCGGAAAAACCATTGTGTCGCGTTTGATGGGCATACCAGAAAAAGACATCACCATTCATATGGTGCGCGGCGGAGGTGGATTCGGACGCCGGTTGTATAACGATTACATGTGCGAAGCCGCCTGGATTTCTAAAACCGTTGGAGCGCCGGTCAAACTGTTGTGGACGCGCGAAGACGACATGCAGCATGACTATTACCGTTCGGGCGGATTCCAGTATTTGAAAGCCGCAGTGGATGGCGCAGGAAAGCTGGTTGCCTGGCATAACCACTTTGTCGGTTATGGCGAAGGCGAAACCTTCACGCATTCCGGGCAAGTGGACGGCAACGAATTCCCTTCGCGCTTTGTGCCGAATTTTCTGCTGCAGGCTTCGGTGATGCCGCTTGGCATGAAAACCGGTGCATTGCGCGCGCCGCGTTCCAATGTCTATGCGTGGGTATATCAATCGTTTATTGACGAACTCGCCGCTGCCGCCGGCAAAGACCCGGTGCAATTCCGCCTGGAATTATTGAGCAACGCGCCGTCTGCCGGAACGCCGGGCGTAATGAATGCGCAGCGGATGATTGATGTCGTCAAATTGGTGGCCGAAAAATCCGGCTGGGGCAAACGCCAGTTGCCGAAAGGCACTGCCATGGGCATCGGCTTTTATTACAGCCATCGCGGCTATTTTGCCGAAGTCGCCGAAGTCACCGTGTCCAATGTATCGGACAAAAAGAAAATCAAAGTGAACAAAGTCTGGGTCGCCGGAGACATTGGCAGTCAGGTTATCAATCTGGGCGCAGCCGAAAACCTGACGCAAGGCGCAGTAGTGGATGGCATGAGCGAAATGTTGCAGGAAATCAGCTTGAAAAACGGGCGCGTCGTGCAATCAAATTATCATCAACACCCGCTGGTGAAGATGTCGCAAACTCCGCCGATTGAAGTCCATTGGATCAAATCGAACAATCCGCCAACTGGCTTGGGCGAACCGGCACTGCCGCCCATTCTGCCTGCGATTGCCAACGCGGTCTTTTCGGCAACTGGCGAACGCATTCGCACCATGCCGATGACGAAGCAGGGCTTTAGTTTTGTGTAA